The proteins below are encoded in one region of Styela clava chromosome 4, kaStyClav1.hap1.2, whole genome shotgun sequence:
- the LOC120326749 gene encoding uncharacterized protein LOC120326749 isoform X4: protein METLKIASMVIISLWIQQIECQSGSGENWGCENITLPFHCDDGTCVKRSLFCNGKPNCPDGSDETLYDPMIHNGSRGIACQSIRNVSDSFCFLDERYRCDHDIECMGGVDECDCESTFQCDNGECALKIMFCDGIKDCTDGTDEHVYNRSEGGFQCQVTKKHVTLSCRLPDAHVCDGTSECQWGTDECFCDFSGGSKKGIPIDDAFSNDKCFRCLDKSLVIPNNRVCDGIMDCKDLSDECLCKHEQKRSEETKKLCDSVCIGDQCKCPGQLQCQPRVNNGTKGTTVCIDPESICDDIYDCENGFDESFCPLADDYFTCFDNSTRVRKTTLCNGIKDCPDGSDEYRCHEDKHICYMYKLESLWPHLKDLDLSNGYPPLNRSIILKQWNPWPYHWPYYTDACDGIPLCSDRDDECDNDTCPGELPGFCSFDGNCPNSGSRINGYEICDGQPTCNDTAPHTSVDEWGCPGRFYCKNNGSTRLPIHIPEEHRCDGIAECDDQSDEMDCNKDGVVTHFYCNDEGSTLFIPIEQKCDRRKDCKEGSDECANCEINPFSSDEKLIKSRVLVGFLWIIGLMSTFGNTAIIFHQIIHIYKIRKTTNQVALKNRVLVLNLACADLLTGIYLIALGIKDAQVEKYCLADQEWRSSSTCSALGAIAVIGTQASVMILLIMTSYRLYLVIKPFKRQKMSMVILSVIISWAIAILLGTAPLIYSAKEYFVSCVWFRSHRYLGYACKADMIEFTERLIAFEGPDRLFSKAVGSEYTWDSMIEAQKVLNSSYEPERYFGYYSAHSVCLPRLFPNTENDRSWGYSLFLVLLNFFAFVYILLSYIFIYKRTTSNKISSNKEDRSAVMQRKVSRIVLTDFCCWMPICIMAFITVAGIDIGDTAYAVTAIILLPINSAMNPFLYSSLLDVIWSHLEPTFNRFIGTKFGRSLQASFQKRKASTGIGQSMDNGTTEKMTSQM from the exons aaaattgGGGCTGTGAGAACATTACGTTGCCTTTCCACTGCGACGATGGAACATGCGTAAAAAGGAGTCTATTCTGTAATGGAAAACCAAATTGCCC tgaCGGTTCAGATGAAACTTTGTACGATCCTATGATACACAATGGTAGCCGTGGGATAGCCTGTCAGTCCATTAGAAACGTCAGCGATTCATTTTGCTTCTTAGATGAAAGATATCGTTGCGATCATGATATAGAATGCATGGGAG GCGTGGATGAATGCGACTGTGAATCAACTTTTCAATGCGACAACGGAGAATGTGCTTTAAAAATCATGTTTTGTGACGGCATAAAGGATTGCACTGATGGAACAGACGAACACGTATATAACAG AAGCGAAGGTGGATTCCAGTGTCAAGTTACCAAGAAACATGTTACATTGAGTTGTAGGTTGCCAGATGCCCATGTGTGTGACGGAACTTCAGAATGTCAGTGGGGAACGGATGAATGTTTCTGCGACTTCAGCGGTGGATCGAAAAAGGGAATTCCAATTGACGATG CGTTTTCGAACGACAAATGTTTCCGCTGTTTGGATAAAAGTTTGGTCATTCCCAACAACCGTGTCTGTGACGGAATAATGGATTGCAAAGATCTGTCTGATGAGTGTTTATGTAAACATGAACAAAAGAGATCGGAAGAAACAAAAAAGCTTTGCGACAGCGTTTGCATAG GCGATCAATGCAAATGCCCAGGACAACTTCAATGTCAACCGAGAGTCAATAACGGAACAAAGGGCACAACAGTATGTATCGACCCGGAATCGATTTGCGATGACAT atatGATTGTGAAAATGGATTTGACGAGTCCTTCTGTCCTTTGGCTGATGATTATTTCACTTGTTTCGACAACAGTACAAGAGTCAGGAAAACAACTTTATGTAACG gaatcAAGGATTGTCCTGATGGTTCGGATGAGTACAGATGCCACGAAGACAAACACATTTGCTACATGTATAAACTTGAATCCCTGTGGCCTCATTTGAAAG atctTGATCTCAGCAATGGATATCCACCTTTGAACAGGA GTATCATTCTTAAGCAATGGAATCCTTGGCCTTATCATTGGCCATATTACACCGACGCTTGTGATGGAATTCCTCTGTGTTCAGATAGAGACGACGAATGTGATAACGATACATGCCCTGGCGAATTACCAGGCTTTTGTAGCTTCGACGGAAA TTGTCCAAACTCGGGATCTAGGATAAATGGGTATGAAATTTGTGATGGACAGCCGACATGCAACGATACTGCACCTCATACATCCGTAGATGAGTGGGGGTGTCCAGGAAG GTTTTACTGCAAAAATAATGGCTCGACCAGGTTGCCTATCCATATACCCGAAGAACACAGATGCGACGGTATAGCT GAATGTGACGATCAGAGCGATGAGATGGATTGCAACAAAGACGGAGTTGTAACTCATTTCTATTGCAATGACGAAGGATCAACATTATTTATTCCTATTGAACAG AAATGCGACAGACGAAAAGATTGTAAAGAAGGAAGTGACGAATGCGCAAATTGCGAAATCAACCCGTTTTCTTCAGAtgaaaaattaatcaaatcaaGAGTTTTGGTTGGATTTTTATGGATTATAG GTTTGATGTCCACATTCGGAAACACAGCCATcatttttcatcaaatcatCCACATTTACAAAATCAGAAAAACTACAAATCAAGTGGCGTTGAAGAACAGAGTACTTGTGCTGAATCTCGCATGTGCTGATCTATTGACCGGG ATTTATCTTATAGCCTTGGGAATAAAAGATGCAcaagttgaaaaatattgtttggCGGACCAAGAATGGAGAAGTAGTTCGACCTGTTCTGCCCTAGGAGCCATCGCTGTTATTGGAACCCAAGCATCTGTTATGATTTTACTCATCATGACCTCATACAGATTGTATCTGGTTATTAA gccATTTAAAAGACAGAAGATGTCAATGGTAATATTGTCCGTCATTATTTCTTGGGCTATTGCGATCTTGCTTGGAACTGCCCCTTTGATTTACTCAGCTAAAGAATATTTCGTTTCTTGTGTGTG GTTCAGAAGTCATCGTTACCTTGGCTATGCTTGTAAAGCAGATATGATTGAATTTACTGAAAGACTCATCGCTTTTGAAGGACCTGACCGATTGTTCAGCAAAGCTGTTGG ATCTGAGTACACCTGGGACTCCATGATCGAAGCACAGAAAGTTTTGAACTCGAGTTACGAACCTGAGAGATATTTCGGATACTACTCTGCACACAGTGTGTGTCTTCCTCGACTGTTTCCAAACACAGAAAACGACAGATCGTGGGGATATTCTTTGTTCTTGGTGCTACTGAATTTCTTTGCATTCGTCTACATCTTACTAagctatatatttatttataa ACGCACAACGTCCAATAAAATATCATCTAACAAAGAAGATCGATCAGCTGTTATGCAACGTAAAGTATCTCGTATTGTCTTGACAGATTTCTGTTGTTGGATGCCGATTTGTATCATGGCTTTCATAACCGTAGCAG GTATTGATATTGGAGACACAGCATACGCCGTAACAGCCATCATTCTGTTACCAATCAATAGCGCTATGAACCCGTTTCTTTACTCTTCACTGCTCGATGTCATCTGGAGCCACTTGGAACCAACTTTCAACCGATTCATTGGTACAAAATTTGGAAGAAGCCTTCAGGCAAGTTTTCAAAAACGAAAAGCAAGCACTGGAATTGGCCAATCTATGG